A single region of the Streptomyces sp. NBC_01803 genome encodes:
- a CDS encoding inositol-3-phosphate synthase produces MGSVRVAIAGVGNCAASLVQGVEYYKDAAPDTRVPGLMHVQFGDYHVSDIEFVAAFDVDAKKVGTDLSEAIGASENNTIKICDVPPSGVTVQRGETHDGLGKYYRETIVESDADPVDVVQVLKDTRADVLVCYMPVGSEDAAKFYAQCAIDAKVAFVNALPVFIAGTKEWADKFTEAGVPIIGDDIKSQVGATITHRVMAKLFEDRGVILDRTMQLNVGGNMDFKNMLERERLESKKISKTQAVTSQIPDRDLGEKNVHIGPSDYVAWLDDRKWAYVRLEGRAFGDVPLNLEYKLEVWDSPNSAGVIIDALRAAKIAKDRGIGGPILSASSYFMKSPPVQVFDDVARDNIEKFIRGEIDS; encoded by the coding sequence ATGGGTTCGGTTCGCGTAGCCATCGCCGGCGTGGGTAACTGCGCCGCATCGCTGGTACAGGGCGTCGAGTACTACAAGGACGCCGCCCCGGACACCCGGGTCCCGGGTCTGATGCATGTCCAGTTCGGTGACTATCACGTCTCGGACATCGAGTTCGTGGCCGCCTTCGACGTCGACGCGAAGAAGGTCGGCACCGACCTCTCCGAGGCCATCGGCGCCAGCGAGAACAACACCATCAAGATCTGCGACGTGCCCCCCTCCGGCGTGACCGTGCAGCGCGGGGAGACCCACGACGGTCTGGGCAAGTACTACCGCGAGACCATCGTCGAGTCCGACGCCGACCCCGTCGACGTCGTCCAGGTCCTCAAGGACACCCGCGCCGACGTGCTCGTCTGCTACATGCCGGTCGGCTCCGAGGACGCCGCCAAGTTCTACGCGCAGTGCGCCATCGACGCCAAGGTCGCCTTCGTCAACGCGCTGCCCGTCTTCATCGCCGGCACCAAGGAATGGGCCGACAAGTTCACCGAGGCCGGTGTGCCGATCATCGGTGACGACATCAAGTCCCAGGTGGGCGCCACCATCACGCACCGCGTGATGGCGAAGCTCTTCGAGGACCGCGGCGTCATCCTCGACCGCACGATGCAGCTCAACGTCGGCGGCAACATGGACTTCAAGAACATGCTGGAGCGCGAGCGCCTGGAGTCCAAGAAGATCTCCAAGACCCAGGCCGTCACCTCCCAGATCCCGGACCGGGACCTCGGCGAGAAGAACGTCCACATCGGCCCCTCCGACTACGTCGCCTGGCTCGACGACCGCAAGTGGGCCTATGTCCGCCTTGAGGGCCGTGCCTTCGGCGACGTTCCCCTCAACCTGGAGTACAAGCTCGAGGTCTGGGACTCGCCCAACTCCGCCGGCGTCATCATCGACGCCCTGCGCGCCGCGAAGATCGCCAAGGACCGCGGCATCGGCGGCCCGATCCTCTCCGCGTCCTCGTACTTCATGAAGTCCCCGCCCGTGCAGGTCTTCGACGACGTCGCCCGCGACAACATCGAGAAGTTCATCCGGGGCGAGATCGACAGCTGA
- a CDS encoding PadR family transcriptional regulator: MSRRSGVLEFAVLGLLRESPMHGYELRKRLNTSLGVFRAFSYGSLYPCLKALVQQGWLAEETGRAVDDPRATPLSNRRAKIVYRLTADGKERFEELLGQTGPDAWEDEHFGVRFAFFGQTSRDVRMRVLEGRRSRLEERLAKMRASMARTREKLDAYTLELQRHGMESVEREVRWLNELIESEREGRDRGGARERDPSDPSDDTTT; this comes from the coding sequence GTGAGCCGACGTTCCGGTGTCCTGGAGTTCGCCGTTCTCGGTCTCCTCCGCGAGTCCCCGATGCACGGATACGAGCTGCGCAAGCGGCTCAACACCTCGCTCGGTGTCTTCCGGGCGTTCAGCTACGGCTCGCTCTACCCGTGCCTGAAGGCGCTGGTCCAGCAGGGCTGGCTGGCCGAGGAGACCGGCCGCGCCGTGGACGACCCCCGCGCCACGCCTCTGTCCAACCGCAGGGCCAAGATCGTCTATCGGCTCACGGCCGACGGCAAGGAGCGCTTCGAAGAGCTCCTCGGCCAGACGGGACCCGACGCGTGGGAGGATGAGCACTTCGGCGTCCGCTTCGCCTTCTTCGGCCAGACCTCGCGCGACGTGCGGATGCGCGTCCTCGAAGGCCGCCGCAGCCGCCTGGAGGAGCGTCTCGCCAAGATGCGCGCCTCCATGGCCCGCACCCGCGAGAAGCTGGACGCCTACACCCTCGAACTTCAGCGCCACGGCATGGAGTCCGTCGAACGCGAGGTCCGCTGGCTCAACGAGCTCATCGAGAGCGAGCGGGAAGGACGCGACCGCGGCGGCGCCCGTGAGCGCGACCCGTCGGACCCTTCCGACGACACCACCACCTAA
- a CDS encoding lipid II:glycine glycyltransferase FemX: protein MSLTLRTISREQHLAYVRSLPSASHMQVPAWGDVKAEWRSESLGWFGPSGEMVGAGLVLYRQIPRLKRYLAYLPEGPVINWYAPNLDEWLKPMLAHLKQQGAFSVKMGPPVVIRRWNAAAVKAGIQNPDVKRLRDVEATFIEPRAFEVADRLRRMGWQQGEDGGAGFGDVQPRYVFQIPLRDRSLEDVHKGFNQLWRRNIKKAEKAGVEVVRGGHDDLETWQRLYEVTAERDRFRPRPLGYFQRMWRAMNAEDPDRMRLYLAMHEGEAVAAATMLVVGGHVWYSYGASANHKREVRPSNAMQWRMLQDAYAMQAHVYDLRGIGDSLEDTDHLFGLIQFKVGTGGEAAEYLGEWDFPLNKLLHKALDIYMSRR, encoded by the coding sequence ATGAGCTTGACCCTGAGGACCATCAGCCGCGAGCAGCATCTGGCGTATGTCCGCTCGCTGCCCTCGGCGAGCCATATGCAGGTGCCGGCGTGGGGGGACGTGAAGGCGGAGTGGCGTTCGGAGTCGCTCGGGTGGTTCGGTCCCAGCGGTGAGATGGTGGGCGCGGGGTTGGTGCTGTACCGGCAGATCCCGCGCCTGAAGCGGTACTTGGCGTATCTGCCCGAGGGGCCGGTGATCAACTGGTACGCGCCCAATCTGGACGAGTGGCTGAAGCCGATGCTGGCGCATCTGAAGCAGCAGGGCGCGTTCTCGGTGAAGATGGGACCGCCGGTGGTGATCCGGCGGTGGAACGCGGCGGCGGTGAAGGCCGGTATCCAGAACCCGGATGTGAAGCGACTGCGGGATGTCGAGGCGACGTTCATCGAGCCGCGGGCTTTCGAGGTCGCGGACCGGCTGCGGCGGATGGGCTGGCAGCAGGGCGAGGACGGCGGCGCGGGCTTCGGGGACGTGCAGCCGCGGTATGTGTTCCAGATCCCGCTGCGGGACCGCTCGCTGGAGGACGTGCACAAGGGCTTCAACCAGTTGTGGCGGCGGAATATCAAGAAGGCCGAGAAGGCCGGCGTCGAGGTCGTGCGGGGTGGCCACGACGATCTGGAGACGTGGCAGCGGCTGTACGAGGTGACGGCGGAGCGGGACCGGTTCCGGCCGCGTCCGCTGGGGTATTTCCAGCGGATGTGGCGGGCGATGAACGCCGAGGACCCGGACCGCATGCGGCTGTATCTGGCGATGCACGAGGGTGAGGCGGTGGCCGCCGCGACGATGCTGGTCGTCGGGGGGCACGTCTGGTATTCGTACGGGGCTTCCGCGAATCACAAGCGCGAGGTCCGGCCGTCGAACGCGATGCAGTGGCGGATGCTCCAGGACGCCTACGCGATGCAGGCACACGTGTACGACCTACGGGGGATCGGTGACTCGCTCGAGGACACCGACCATCTCTTCGGACTTATCCAGTTCAAGGTGGGGACGGGCGGTGAGGCGGCGGAGTATCTCGGCGAGTGGGACTTCCCGCTCAATAAGCTTCTCCACAAGGCCCTCGACATCTATATGTCGAGGCGCTGA
- the rpsF gene encoding 30S ribosomal protein S6 codes for MRHYEVMVILDPELEERSVSPLIETFLSVVREANGKVEKVDTWGRRRLAYEINKKPEGIYSVIDLQAEPDVVKELDRQMNLNESVMRTKVLRPATH; via the coding sequence ATGCGTCACTACGAGGTGATGGTCATCCTCGACCCCGAGCTCGAAGAGCGCTCGGTCTCCCCGCTGATCGAGACCTTCCTTTCTGTTGTCCGCGAGGCCAACGGAAAGGTCGAGAAGGTCGACACCTGGGGCCGTCGCCGTCTCGCCTATGAGATCAACAAGAAGCCCGAGGGTATCTACTCCGTGATCGACCTCCAGGCCGAGCCTGACGTCGTCAAGGAGCTCGACCGGCAGATGAACCTGAACGAGTCGGTCATGCGGACCAAGGTCCTCCGCCCCGCGACCCACTGA
- a CDS encoding alanine racemase, with protein sequence MALTLYVDIDRWRAHQRSVVADFPDLVPVCKGNGYGFGHDRLADETSSMDLDTLAVGTTYEAAAMKDRFSGDILVLTPYRRMEEPVPLPDRVIRSASSVDGVYGLVGSRVVVEVMSSMRRHGVLPTDLGKLQSALEDVRLEGFAIHLPLDRTDGTDAVEEVIGWMDRLRAARLPLHTMFVSHLTSEQLARLRQQFPQTRFRARIGTRLWLGDHQATEYRAAVLDVTPVGKGDRFGYRQQKAPGTGWLAVVAGGTSHGVGLEAPKALHGMTSRAKGMARASLASVNRNLSPFVWDGKQRWFAEPPHMQVSILFVPDDAKGPKVGDEFRVILRHTTTSVDRIVDR encoded by the coding sequence ATGGCGCTCACCCTTTATGTCGACATCGACCGCTGGCGGGCGCACCAGCGGTCGGTGGTGGCTGATTTCCCCGATCTGGTGCCCGTGTGCAAGGGCAATGGTTATGGCTTCGGTCATGACCGGCTGGCGGACGAGACGTCGTCCATGGACCTCGACACGCTGGCCGTGGGCACCACCTATGAGGCTGCGGCGATGAAGGACCGGTTCAGCGGGGACATCCTGGTGCTGACGCCCTACCGGCGGATGGAGGAGCCGGTGCCGCTGCCGGACCGGGTGATCCGGTCGGCGTCGTCGGTGGACGGGGTCTATGGGCTGGTGGGGTCCCGGGTGGTCGTCGAGGTGATGAGCTCGATGCGGCGGCACGGGGTGCTGCCGACGGATCTGGGGAAGCTGCAGTCGGCGCTGGAGGACGTGCGGCTGGAGGGGTTCGCGATCCATCTGCCGCTGGACCGGACGGACGGCACGGACGCGGTCGAGGAGGTCATCGGCTGGATGGACCGGCTGCGGGCCGCGCGGTTGCCCTTGCACACGATGTTCGTGAGTCACCTGACCTCGGAGCAGCTGGCGCGGTTGCGGCAGCAGTTCCCGCAGACGCGGTTCCGGGCGCGGATCGGGACGCGGCTGTGGCTGGGGGACCACCAGGCGACGGAGTACCGGGCGGCGGTGCTGGACGTGACGCCGGTGGGCAAGGGCGACCGGTTCGGGTACCGGCAGCAGAAGGCGCCGGGGACGGGCTGGCTGGCGGTGGTGGCCGGGGGCACGTCGCACGGGGTCGGCCTTGAGGCGCCGAAGGCGCTGCACGGGATGACGTCGCGGGCCAAGGGCATGGCGCGGGCGAGTCTGGCGTCGGTGAACCGGAATCTGTCGCCGTTCGTCTGGGACGGGAAGCAGCGGTGGTTCGCGGAGCCGCCGCACATGCAGGTGTCGATCCTGTTCGTGCCGGACGACGCGAAGGGCCCGAAGGTGGGCGACGAGTTCCGGGTGATCCTGCGCCATACGACGACGTCGGTGGACCGGATCGTCGATCGCTGA
- a CDS encoding glycosyltransferase family 87 protein, whose translation MVHPPPRAAARPTLQDDTAAAGSELIGGPAGRRAVSVGGWWSPARVVALVIIGMFALGMAQKAPCYDSGWFHGPADQYTHACYSDIPHLYQGRGFADGLVPYVDHIPAELSGGMEYLEYPVLTGLFMEVAAWLTPGGSTDPSPGQIYWLVNSGLLMICAVVIAVCVTRIHRGRPWDGLLVALAPALALTATINWDLLAGALTCCALLMWSRSRPFAAGVLLGLATAAKLYPMLLLGPLLVLCWRAGRWREFRATAGGAVGAWLAVNLPVLIAAREGWAEFYTFSEERPVDFGSVWLVISQRTDADLSAVNTYAAVLVLLGCAAIALLALTAPRRPRVAQLAFLVVALFILTNKVYSPQYVLWLVPLAVLARPRWRDFLVWQSCEVLYFLGIWMYLAFLNTDDQHGLSTGGYQLAIAVHLLGTAYLCVLVVRDVLRPEYDIVRRDGSDDPGGGVLDGAADVVTLRRRRPAPAAPAAFVDWGTAPRLPADARTEPDA comes from the coding sequence ATGGTGCATCCCCCTCCGCGCGCGGCGGCGCGGCCCACCCTCCAGGACGACACGGCCGCCGCGGGCAGTGAGCTGATCGGCGGACCGGCCGGCCGGCGGGCCGTGTCCGTCGGCGGCTGGTGGAGCCCGGCGCGGGTCGTGGCGCTGGTGATCATCGGGATGTTCGCCCTTGGCATGGCCCAGAAGGCGCCGTGCTACGACAGCGGCTGGTTCCACGGCCCGGCCGACCAGTACACCCACGCCTGCTACTCCGACATCCCGCACCTGTATCAGGGGCGCGGCTTCGCCGACGGGCTCGTGCCGTATGTCGACCACATCCCGGCGGAGCTGTCCGGCGGCATGGAGTATCTGGAATACCCCGTGCTCACCGGCCTGTTCATGGAGGTCGCGGCGTGGCTGACACCGGGCGGCTCCACCGACCCGAGTCCCGGACAGATCTACTGGCTCGTGAACTCCGGGCTGCTGATGATCTGCGCGGTGGTCATCGCGGTCTGCGTGACCCGCATCCATCGCGGCCGCCCCTGGGACGGCCTGCTGGTCGCCCTCGCCCCGGCGCTGGCACTGACCGCGACCATCAACTGGGATCTGCTGGCCGGTGCCCTCACCTGCTGCGCCCTGCTGATGTGGTCGCGCAGCCGCCCCTTCGCCGCCGGAGTCCTGCTCGGCCTGGCCACCGCGGCGAAGCTTTACCCGATGCTGCTGCTGGGACCGCTGCTGGTGCTGTGCTGGCGCGCCGGACGGTGGCGGGAGTTCCGTGCCACGGCCGGGGGCGCCGTCGGCGCCTGGCTGGCGGTCAACCTTCCCGTGCTGATCGCGGCGCGGGAGGGCTGGGCCGAGTTCTACACCTTCAGCGAGGAACGGCCCGTCGACTTCGGCTCCGTGTGGCTGGTCATCAGCCAGCGCACCGACGCCGACCTCAGCGCTGTCAACACCTACGCGGCCGTGCTCGTCCTCCTGGGCTGCGCCGCGATCGCGCTGCTGGCCCTGACCGCGCCCCGTCGGCCACGGGTCGCGCAGCTCGCCTTCCTCGTCGTCGCGCTGTTCATCCTCACCAACAAGGTCTACTCCCCGCAGTACGTCCTGTGGCTGGTCCCGCTGGCCGTCCTCGCCCGGCCCCGCTGGCGCGACTTCCTGGTCTGGCAGAGCTGCGAGGTGCTGTACTTCCTGGGCATCTGGATGTACCTCGCCTTCCTCAACACCGACGACCAGCATGGGCTGTCCACCGGCGGATACCAACTCGCCATCGCGGTGCACCTGTTGGGGACGGCCTACCTGTGCGTCCTGGTCGTCCGCGACGTCCTGCGGCCCGAGTACGACATCGTCCGCCGCGACGGGTCCGACGACCCGGGCGGCGGCGTCCTGGACGGCGCCGCGGACGTTGTGACGCTGCGCCGCCGGCGCCCCGCCCCGGCCGCCCCGGCCGCGTTCGTCGACTGGGGCACCGCCCCACGGCTCCCGGCCGACGCCCGGACCGAGCCCGACGCATGA
- a CDS encoding transglycosylase domain-containing protein — MSEHRRKPPQGRGRRAAAPSGRRASPPPVPPAGGSTGGSPGATPDRPYGSRAEARRAAQRGGGRRRAASAAEGVTGGMTGGGRRRRAEPARRKRFIDYPRSGYFGLRRFVPSWKQVLGSCVAFFGLLIGLIGVAYAMTDIPTANDMAVQESNVYYWEDGSRMVVAGESNVNRQNLDLQDIPRAMQDSVTSAENATFWEDPGIDLMGIGRAVVNMARGGETQSGSTITQQFVKNMYLTQDQTIERKGRELLLSVKVGAEYSKEDILEGYLNTSYFGRGAYGIQAAAQAYYGVNAIDLTPSQCAFLTSLLKGPELYDPWAGGETQGVNEENQARAEERWAWVLDRRVEVGEGLSAAERQQIATDGFPAPKEPTKAMEKAGQIGYLTTLVDDYLINHEIVSREDLDAGGYQIYTTFDEEMVDQMEAAVEQVREENIDPEARDEDRHVQFGGATVVPGDGAIRAIYGGVDWTEHYVNNANNPGAQVGSTFKPFVLAAAMRDGIRDPEGPVDQDEDERTPLSPDSVYRSEDQLLIHHYNGDPLMVDDEETGEPVEWRQNNFEGHSQGDITLREAMEVSANAPFVQVGMDVGPATVKEAAIDAGLLEETLGKADDTVPTFALGVSTPGPIRMASAYATFAASGEQAEPYSVISVENSRLGFSWEHESETSQAFDSAVADNVTDVLTEVVEGDDGSAQPAQALNRPVAGKTGTTDDNKSAWFVGYTRQLSTAIGMWRLPDSEDDLVGDEQMGFMPMYGTADRERINGGSLPLDIWLAFMQEATAGDPVEEFPEPGEIGETRWGGGAESPPPVTQEPVEPDETQEPEETEDPDDRGRPTDDPTTAEPTTPEPSDTCAPFDPTCGTGGTDTGTDAGTDEGTDTGTDEGTDTGTDTGTDAGNGNQGSDGGGLFGGTG, encoded by the coding sequence ATGAGCGAGCACCGTCGCAAGCCGCCGCAGGGCCGCGGTCGTCGCGCAGCGGCACCGTCCGGTCGCCGGGCCTCGCCCCCGCCCGTGCCGCCCGCGGGCGGTTCCACGGGCGGTTCGCCGGGCGCGACACCGGACCGGCCGTACGGCAGCCGGGCGGAGGCCAGGCGGGCCGCGCAGCGCGGTGGGGGCCGGCGGCGAGCGGCCAGCGCGGCCGAGGGCGTGACCGGGGGCATGACCGGAGGTGGCCGACGCAGGCGGGCCGAGCCCGCGCGGCGCAAGCGGTTCATCGACTACCCGCGCTCCGGGTACTTCGGGCTGCGGCGGTTCGTGCCGTCGTGGAAGCAGGTGCTGGGCTCGTGTGTCGCCTTCTTCGGGCTGCTGATCGGCCTGATCGGCGTCGCGTACGCCATGACGGACATCCCCACGGCGAACGACATGGCCGTCCAGGAAAGCAACGTCTACTACTGGGAAGACGGTTCCCGGATGGTCGTCGCCGGCGAGAGCAACGTCAACCGGCAGAACCTCGACCTCCAGGACATCCCGCGGGCGATGCAGGACTCCGTGACCTCCGCGGAGAACGCCACCTTCTGGGAGGACCCCGGCATCGACCTGATGGGCATCGGCCGTGCCGTGGTGAACATGGCGCGCGGCGGCGAGACGCAGTCCGGCTCGACGATCACCCAGCAGTTCGTGAAGAACATGTACCTCACGCAGGACCAGACGATAGAGCGCAAGGGGCGTGAGCTGCTGCTGTCGGTGAAGGTCGGCGCGGAGTACTCCAAGGAGGACATCCTTGAGGGGTATCTCAACACCTCCTACTTCGGCCGCGGCGCCTACGGCATCCAGGCCGCCGCCCAGGCGTACTACGGGGTGAACGCGATCGACCTCACCCCCAGCCAGTGCGCGTTCCTGACCTCCCTGCTCAAGGGCCCCGAGCTGTACGACCCGTGGGCGGGCGGCGAGACCCAGGGCGTCAACGAGGAGAACCAGGCGCGCGCCGAGGAGCGGTGGGCCTGGGTGCTGGACCGGCGGGTCGAGGTCGGTGAGGGCCTGAGCGCGGCGGAGCGCCAGCAGATCGCCACCGACGGCTTCCCGGCCCCCAAGGAGCCGACGAAGGCGATGGAGAAGGCCGGGCAGATCGGCTACCTGACCACGCTCGTCGACGACTACCTGATCAATCACGAGATCGTCAGCCGCGAAGACCTCGACGCGGGCGGCTATCAGATCTACACCACCTTCGACGAGGAGATGGTGGACCAGATGGAGGCCGCGGTCGAGCAGGTCCGCGAGGAGAACATCGATCCCGAGGCGCGCGACGAGGACCGGCACGTCCAGTTCGGCGGCGCGACGGTGGTGCCGGGCGACGGGGCGATCCGCGCCATCTACGGCGGTGTCGACTGGACCGAGCACTACGTCAACAACGCGAACAACCCCGGCGCCCAGGTGGGCTCGACCTTCAAGCCGTTCGTGCTGGCGGCGGCGATGCGCGATGGCATACGGGACCCCGAGGGGCCCGTGGACCAGGACGAGGACGAGCGGACCCCGCTCTCGCCGGACAGCGTGTACCGCAGCGAGGACCAGCTCCTCATCCACCACTACAACGGCGATCCCCTCATGGTCGACGACGAGGAGACGGGCGAGCCGGTCGAGTGGCGGCAGAACAACTTCGAGGGTCACTCGCAGGGAGACATCACCCTGCGGGAAGCCATGGAGGTGTCGGCCAACGCCCCGTTCGTCCAGGTCGGCATGGACGTGGGACCGGCGACGGTCAAGGAGGCCGCGATCGACGCCGGGCTGCTGGAGGAGACCCTTGGCAAGGCCGACGACACGGTGCCCACCTTCGCGCTCGGTGTCTCCACCCCGGGCCCGATCCGGATGGCCTCCGCCTACGCGACCTTCGCCGCCAGCGGCGAGCAGGCCGAGCCGTACTCGGTGATCAGCGTGGAGAACAGCCGGCTGGGCTTCAGCTGGGAGCACGAGTCCGAGACCTCCCAGGCGTTCGACTCGGCGGTGGCGGACAACGTGACCGACGTGCTGACCGAGGTCGTGGAGGGTGACGACGGCAGCGCCCAGCCCGCCCAGGCCCTGAACCGGCCGGTGGCCGGCAAGACCGGCACCACGGACGACAACAAGAGCGCGTGGTTCGTCGGCTACACCCGCCAGCTGTCCACCGCCATCGGCATGTGGCGGCTCCCCGACTCCGAGGACGACCTCGTGGGCGACGAGCAGATGGGCTTCATGCCGATGTACGGCACGGCGGACCGCGAGCGGATCAACGGTGGCTCACTGCCGCTCGACATCTGGCTGGCCTTCATGCAGGAGGCCACCGCCGGTGACCCGGTCGAGGAGTTCCCCGAGCCGGGCGAGATCGGTGAGACCCGCTGGGGCGGTGGCGCGGAGAGCCCGCCCCCGGTAACGCAGGAACCCGTGGAGCCGGACGAGACCCAGGAGCCGGAGGAGACCGAGGATCCGGATGACCGCGGACGGCCGACGGATGACCCGACCACTGCCGAGCCCACCACTCCGGAGCCGAGCGACACCTGCGCCCCCTTCGACCCGACCTGCGGAACCGGCGGCACCGATACCGGCACCGACGCGGGCACGGACGAAGGCACCGACACCGGCACGGACGAAGGCACCGACACCGGCACCGATACCGGCACCGACGCGGGCAACGGCAATCAGGGGAGTGACGGCGGCGGGCTGTTCGGCGGTACGGGATAG